One Phycisphaerae bacterium genomic region harbors:
- a CDS encoding glycosyltransferase family 2 protein produces the protein MGSRLISIVVPVYDEVDSLDGLVAEIRDVAARNDLEVEVILVDDGSRDASWERIVSLARNDKRIGGLRFRRNCGKAAALMAGFAVARGNLVFMMDADMQDPPEEMPRMLAKLDEGFDLVSGWKRIRHDPWHKVYPSRVFNKMIGWLTGVRLHDHVCGFKVMRREVAKDLRLYGEFHRFIAVFSAARGYRVTEIPTLHRARTRGVGKYGLTRFFKGFLDLLTVTTLTRYRWRPQHVIGVTGVVVVLLGAMLPLLAVIAGQMSSELGRLNEWLGRPFETIRGLTAMLAWLLLVLTPGLVLIAIGLVAELVVAERPLDRLYEVVEKVGWCAETEPAQG, from the coding sequence GTGGGTTCACGTCTGATCAGTATCGTGGTGCCGGTGTACGACGAGGTCGACTCGCTGGATGGGCTTGTTGCTGAGATCCGCGACGTGGCCGCCCGGAATGACCTGGAGGTCGAAGTTATTCTGGTGGACGACGGCAGCCGCGATGCGAGCTGGGAGAGGATCGTATCGCTTGCTCGCAACGACAAGCGGATCGGCGGCCTGCGGTTTCGTCGCAATTGCGGCAAGGCGGCGGCTCTGATGGCCGGCTTCGCCGTCGCCCGCGGCAACCTGGTGTTCATGATGGACGCCGACATGCAGGATCCCCCGGAGGAAATGCCGCGTATGCTCGCCAAGCTGGACGAAGGCTTCGATCTGGTCAGCGGCTGGAAGCGCATCCGCCACGACCCGTGGCACAAGGTCTACCCGTCTCGGGTGTTCAACAAGATGATTGGATGGTTGACCGGCGTCCGGCTCCACGATCACGTCTGCGGGTTCAAGGTCATGCGGCGCGAAGTGGCCAAGGATCTTCGGCTTTATGGCGAGTTCCACCGCTTCATTGCCGTGTTCTCGGCGGCCCGCGGTTATCGAGTGACGGAGATTCCGACCCTGCACCGGGCAAGGACTCGCGGTGTTGGCAAGTACGGTTTGACGCGTTTCTTCAAGGGTTTTCTCGATCTGCTCACCGTGACAACGCTGACCCGATACCGCTGGCGACCGCAACACGTTATCGGTGTCACAGGTGTGGTCGTCGTCTTGCTGGGCGCGATGTTGCCGCTCCTTGCCGTGATCGCCGGGCAGATGTCGTCGGAACTCGGCCGCTTGAATGAATGGCTGGGCCGGCCGTTTGAAACGATCAGAGGCTTGACGGCGATGCTTGCCTGGCTCCTCCTGGTCCTGACGCCTGGGCTGGTCTTGATCGCCATCGGACTGGTCGCCGAGCTGGTGGTAGCAGAGCGTCCCTTGGATCGTCTGTACGAGGTGGTTGAGAAAGTGGGCTGGTGCGCCGAGACCGAGCCGGCCCAAGGCTGA